The Onthophagus taurus isolate NC chromosome 2, IU_Otau_3.0, whole genome shotgun sequence genome includes a window with the following:
- the LOC111427423 gene encoding S-adenosylmethionine-dependent nucleotide dehydratase RSAD2-like isoform X1, with translation MFEVFVVTSVLVYAIFYFLLKRFKNEDEILDSFKNVEEGEIIPISVNYHFTRLCNYECGFCFHTAKTSFMLNLEDAKMGLDMLKKAGMKKINFSGGEPFLAKKGIHVGEMVKYCKKALNLDSVTVVTNGSMVTESWFKKYGTYLDIIAVSCDSFHEDTNKEIGRAFSSVKLREERNHIHQLRKIRDWCLEYNVLFKINTVVNTFNHFEDMREEIQELNPIRWKVFQCLLLDGENVGEKALRNGEKFYISDDLFDQFLKRHNDIKCLVPESNNSMQNSYLILDEYMRFLDCREGAKIPSKSILDIGVKNALKFSGFDEAMFKKRGGVYKWSKEADRLAW, from the exons atgtttgaagtATTTGTAGTTACTTCGGTATTAGTTTACGCgatattttactttttactgAAACGTTTCAAAAACGAAGATGAAATTCTTGAtagtttcaaaaatgttgaggAGGGCGAAATCATTCCTATAAGTGTTAATTATCATTTTACAAGGTTGTGTAATTACGAATGCGGATTTTGTTTCCATACCGCTAAAACATCTTTTATGTTAAACTTGGAAGATGCAAAAATGGGTTTGGATATGTTAAAAAAAGCTG gtATGAAGAAGATAAATTTTAGTGGTGGAGAACcgtttttagcaaaaaaaggGATTCACGTTGGTGAAATGGTAAAATATTGCAAGAAAGCTCTAAATCTTGATTCAGTAACTGTTGTTACAAACGGAAGTATGGTAACTGAGTCTTGGTTTAAAAAGTATGGAACTTATTTAGATATAATTGCGGTCTCTTGTGATTCTTTCCATGAAGACACAAACAAAGAAATAGGACGAGCATTTTCGTCGGTAAAACTTCGAGAGGAACGAAATCATATCCACCaattgagaaaaataagagATTGGTGTTTAGAATATaatgtgttatttaaaataaacaccGTTGTGAAtacatttaatcattttgaagatATGAGAGAGGAAATTCAAGAATTAAACCCAATTAG aTGGAAAGTTTTTCAATGTTTATTGTTAGATGGAGAAAATGTAGGTGAGAAAGCTTTACGTAATGgcgaaaaattttacatatcAGATGATCTTTTCGATCAATTTTTAAAGCGACATAACGATATTAAATGTTTGGTACCCGAGTCTAATAACAGTATGCAAAACAGTTATTTAATCCTTGATGAATAT ATGAGATTTCTAGATTGTAGAGAAGGTGCAAAAATTCCTTCGAAATCCATTTTAGATATTGGAGTAAAAAATGCGTTGAAATTCTCTGGATTTGATGAAGCCATGTTTAAAAAACGTGGTGGAGTTTACAAATGGTCCAAAGAAGCTGATCGTTTGGCTtggtga
- the LOC111427423 gene encoding S-adenosylmethionine-dependent nucleotide dehydratase RSAD2-like isoform X2, producing MLSVKSENFRAKLAQVTTVIAGMKKINFSGGEPFLAKKGIHVGEMVKYCKKALNLDSVTVVTNGSMVTESWFKKYGTYLDIIAVSCDSFHEDTNKEIGRAFSSVKLREERNHIHQLRKIRDWCLEYNVLFKINTVVNTFNHFEDMREEIQELNPIRWKVFQCLLLDGENVGEKALRNGEKFYISDDLFDQFLKRHNDIKCLVPESNNSMQNSYLILDEYMRFLDCREGAKIPSKSILDIGVKNALKFSGFDEAMFKKRGGVYKWSKEADRLAW from the exons gtATGAAGAAGATAAATTTTAGTGGTGGAGAACcgtttttagcaaaaaaaggGATTCACGTTGGTGAAATGGTAAAATATTGCAAGAAAGCTCTAAATCTTGATTCAGTAACTGTTGTTACAAACGGAAGTATGGTAACTGAGTCTTGGTTTAAAAAGTATGGAACTTATTTAGATATAATTGCGGTCTCTTGTGATTCTTTCCATGAAGACACAAACAAAGAAATAGGACGAGCATTTTCGTCGGTAAAACTTCGAGAGGAACGAAATCATATCCACCaattgagaaaaataagagATTGGTGTTTAGAATATaatgtgttatttaaaataaacaccGTTGTGAAtacatttaatcattttgaagatATGAGAGAGGAAATTCAAGAATTAAACCCAATTAG aTGGAAAGTTTTTCAATGTTTATTGTTAGATGGAGAAAATGTAGGTGAGAAAGCTTTACGTAATGgcgaaaaattttacatatcAGATGATCTTTTCGATCAATTTTTAAAGCGACATAACGATATTAAATGTTTGGTACCCGAGTCTAATAACAGTATGCAAAACAGTTATTTAATCCTTGATGAATAT ATGAGATTTCTAGATTGTAGAGAAGGTGCAAAAATTCCTTCGAAATCCATTTTAGATATTGGAGTAAAAAATGCGTTGAAATTCTCTGGATTTGATGAAGCCATGTTTAAAAAACGTGGTGGAGTTTACAAATGGTCCAAAGAAGCTGATCGTTTGGCTtggtga